A genome region from Camelina sativa cultivar DH55 chromosome 10, Cs, whole genome shotgun sequence includes the following:
- the LOC104716302 gene encoding probable signal peptidase complex subunit 1, whose product MDWQGQKLAEQLMQILLLIAAVMAFVVGYATASFRTMMLIYAGGVVLTTLITIPNWPCFNRHPLKWLDPSEAEKYPKPEVVAVSSKKKSSKK is encoded by the coding sequence atggATTGGCAAGGGCAGAAATTGGCGGAGCAGTTAATGCAGATCTTGCTTCTGATCGCCGCGGTTATGGCGTTCGTTGTTGGTTACGCAACGGCGTCGTTTAGGACGATGATGTTGATCTACGCTGGAGGTGTAGTTCTCACGACTCTGATCACTATACCAAATTGGCCTTGCTTTAATCGCCATCCTCTCAAGTGGTTAGATCCAAGTGAAGCTGAGAAGTATCCTAAACCTGAAGTTGTTGCTGTTAGCTCGAAGAAGAAATCTTCTAAAaagtag
- the LOC104716301 gene encoding uncharacterized protein LOC104716301 — protein MLLTLRASFVPITTLKPRFLYNIPHNHHIGFCKSPLFKFRRTYAQNDDESSSSTGGGNRPVSSDDSTKKDQFGGFSFKWRELLNPDQDNFVAVALAGVLTWASLQVLSQLFLISFAILVAALKYSFIAALLIFILVTLL, from the coding sequence ATGTTGTTAACATTGAGAGCTTCTTTTGTGCCTATAACGACGTTAAAGCCTCGTTTTTTATACAACATTCCGCACAATCACCATATCGGTTTCTGCAAGTCCCCATTATTCAAGTTTAGAAGAACATATGCTCAAAATGACGacgagtcttcttcttctactggtGGTGGAAACAGACCGGTTAGTAGCGATGATTCGACAAAGAAAGACCAATTTGGTGGTTTCAGTTTCAAGTGGAGGGAGCTGTTGAATCCGGATCAAGATAACTTTGTTGCTGTTGCGTTAGCCGGGGTATTGACTTGGGCTAGCCTTCAAGTCTTGTCTCAGCTTTTCTTAATCTCTTTCGCTATCCTTGTCGCTGCTCTCAAGTATTCATTTATCGCTGCTCTACTCATTTTCATTCTCGTCACTCTCCTCTAG
- the LOC104716300 gene encoding probable signal peptidase complex subunit 1 translates to MDWQGQKLAEQLMQILLLIAAVVAFVVGYATESFRTMMLIYAGGVVLTTLITIPNWPCFNRHPLKWLDPSEAEKYPKPEVVAVSSKKKSSKK, encoded by the coding sequence atggATTGGCAAGGGCAGAAATTGGCGGAGCAGTTAATGCAGATCTTGCTTCTGATCGCCGCGGTTGTGGCGTTTGTTGTTGGTTACGCAACGGAGTCGTTTAGGACGATGATGTTGATCTACGCCGGAGGTGTAGTCCTGACGACTCTGATCACTATACCAAATTGGCCTTGCTTTAATCGTCATCCTCTCAAGTGGTTAGATCCAAGTGAAGCTGAGAAGTATCCTAAACCTGAAGTTGTTGCTGTTAGCTCGAAGAAGAAATCTTCTAAAaagtag
- the LOC104716297 gene encoding histone H3.3, which yields MARTKQTARKSTGGKAPRKQLATKAARKSAPTTGGVKKPHRYRPGTVALREIRKYQKSTELLIRKLPFQRLVREIAQDFKTDLRFQSHAVLALQEAAEAYLVGLFEDTNLCAIHAKRVTIMPKDIQLARRIRGERA from the exons ATGGCTCGTACTAAGCAAACAGCTCGTAAGTCTACTGGAGGAAAGGCTCCTAGGAAGCAGCTTGCTACAAAG GCTGCACGTAAGTCTGCACCAACCACTGGAGGAGTCAAGAAGCCCCATCGTTACCGTCCTGGAACTGTTGCTCTTCG TGAAATCCGTAAGTACCAGAAGAGTACTGAGTTGCTGATCAGGAAGCTCCCTTTCCAGAGGCTTGTTCGTGAGATTGCCCAGGACTTCAAG ACTGATCTGCGTTTCCAGAGCCATGCTGTGCTTGCACTCCAGGAGGCTGCAGAAGCATACCTTGTTGGTCTCTTTGAGGATACTAACCTCTGCGCCATTCATGCCAAGCGTGTCACCATAATGCCAAAAGACATTCAACTTGCACGCAGGATCAGAGGAGAGCGTGCTTAA
- the LOC104716295 gene encoding histone H3.3 has protein sequence MARTKQTARKSTGGKAPRKQLATKAARKSAPTTGGVKKPHRYRPGTVALREIRKYQKSTELLIRKLPFQRLVREIAQDFKTDLRFQSHAVLALQEAAEAYLVGLFEDTNLCAIHAKRVTIMPKDIQLARRIRGERA, from the exons ATGGCTCGTACCAAGCAAACCGCTCGTAAGTCCACCGGAGGAAAAGCTCCAAGGAAGCAGCTTGCTACTAAG GCTGCTCGTAAATCTGCACCAACCACTGGTGGAGTCAAGAAACCACATCGTTACCGTCCTGGAACTGTTGCTCTTCG TGAAATCCGTAAGTACCAGAAGAGTACTGAGTTGTTGATCAGGAAACTCCCATTCCAGAGGCTTGTTCGTGAGATTGCTCAAGATTTCAAAACTGATTTGCGTTTCCAGAGCCATGCTGTGTTGGCTCTCCAGGAAGCTGCTGAAGCATACCTTGTTGGTCTCTTTGAAGACACTAACCTCTGCGCCATTCATGCCAAGCGTGTCACCATTATGCCTAAGGATATTCAGTTGGCTCGTCGTATCAGAGGTGAACGCGCTTAA
- the LOC104716294 gene encoding WEB family protein At5g16730, chloroplastic-like has protein sequence MGEVDEKPSSIDVASPRYSSTKVADIDTELHKMKASLENEVVSLKAELLKKDTLMKNLEAEVEKSKELEKQLLDSVDEKSRELEETKAFVEESKVEIASLKERIETSYNSQDSSEDEDEDDSSVQDFDIESIKIEMESTKESLAKAHEAAEASSLRVSDLLEEMKSIKNELQSATDAEMTSKKAMDDLALALKEVATDCSQAKEKLVVAETELEASRLESQQWKEKHDEVRKEAELLKNTSERLRIEAEESLLAWNGKESVFVSCIKRGEDEKNSLLDENNRLLEALVAAENLSKKAKDENHKVRDILKQAINEANVAKEAAGIARAENSNLKDALLDKEDELEFALKEIERVKVNEALANDNVKKLKKLLSEIEVAMEEEKHRSLSRQESLHKDVEVVVEKKIEEKEKKEHSEKKEEKKENKKEKRESKKEKKEHSEKKEEKEKKEQTHQNIDKKMIGKTCSFSIMKLGHHNYNHSKHNKETALVEEEITKASNGGNHQQENSDGSGEGSSPSSDSYLFKGSIFDVAETPHAQTHHKRRSSCTFLEEVETMNPEDLENLDGNHLEEGELNDKGAVARKKKAFIRRFGDLLVRRKSLSFSHKKESSTDSQDKQQQPQTPPSPSPPLLPPMSPEP, from the coding sequence atggGAGAAGTAGATGAGAAACCGTCGTCCATTGATGTAGCTTCTCCGAGGTATTCATCTACCAAAGTTGCGGATATCGATACAGAGCTTCACAAGATGAAAGCTTCCCTTGAGAACGAGGTCGTTTCTTTGAAAGCCGAGTTATTGAAGAAAGATACGTTGATGAAGAATCTTGAAGCTGAGGTGGAGAAAAGTAAAGAATTAGAGAAGCAACTTCTTGATTCCGTTGATGAGAAATCAAGAGAGTTAGAGGAAACAAAAGCTTTCGTAGAAGAATCCAAGGTAGAGATCGCTTCTTTGAAAGAGAGGATAGAAACATCTTACAATAGCCAAGATTCTAGTGAggacgaagacgaagatgataGTTCTGTTCAGGATTTTGATATCGAGTCAATAAAGATTGAGATGGAATCAACCAAGGAGAGTCTCGCAAAGGCTCACGAGGCTGCAGAAGCTTCCTCTTTGAGGGTGTCTGATTTGTTAGAAGAGATGAAATCGATTAAGAACGAGCTTCAATCAGCGACTGATGCAGAGATGACGAGCAAGAAAGCAATGGATGATTTGGCATTGGCTTTAAAAGAGGTGGCTACTGATTGTAGCCAAGCGAAGGAGAAGCTTGTGGTTGCGGAAACAGAGCTCGAGGCTTCGAGGTTGGAGTCTCAGCAATGGAAAGAGAAACACGATGAAGTTAGGAAAGAAGCGGAACTGCTCAAGAACACGAGCGAGAGACTTAGGATTGAAGCAGAGGAATCACTTTTGGCTTGGAATGGGAAAGAATCTGTGTTTGTGAGTTGCataaagagaggagaagacGAGAAGAACTCACTTCTTGATGAGAACAATAGATTGCTTGAAGCTCTTGTTGCTGCTGAGAATCTGAGCAAGAAGGCTAAAGATGAGAATCACAAGGTTAGAGATATACTTAAACAAGCCATTAACGAAGCTAATGTAGCGAAAGAAGCAGCCGGGATCGCCAGAGCTGAGAATTCGAATTTGAAAGATGCCTTGTTGGATAAGGAAGATGAACTGGAATTCGCTTTGAAGGAGATCGAGAGGGTGAAGGTTAACGAAGCTTTGGCTAATGACAATgtaaagaagttgaagaagctgTTGTCTGAAATAGAGGTAGCtatggaggaagagaaacacaGAAGCCTGAGCAGACAAGAGTCGTTGCACAAGGATGTAGAAGTTGTTGTTGAGAAGAAGAttgaggagaaggagaagaaggaacatagcgagaagaaggaagagaagaaagagaacaagaaggagaagagagagagcaagaaggagaagaaagaacatagcgagaaaaaggaagagaaggagaagaaagagcaGACACATCAGAACATAGATAAGAAGATGATTGGGAAAACTTGTAGTTTCAGTATCATGAAGCTCGGTCATCACAACTACAACCATAGCAAGCACAACAAAGAAACAGCACTAGTAGAGGAAGAGATCACAAAAGCCTCAAACGGTGGGAATCATCAACAAGAGAACAGTGATGGAAGTGGCGAAGGAAGCTCTCCAAGTTCAGATTCTTACCTATTCAAAGGTTCAATCTTTGACGTAGCAGAGACGCCACATGCGCAGACGCATCACAAAAGGAGATCATCGTGTACGTTTTTGGAAGAAGTAGAGACGATGAATCCAGAGGATCTGGAGAATTTGGATGGGAATCATTTAGAAGAAGGAGAGTTGAACGACAAAGGAGCAGtagcaaggaagaagaaggcatTTATACGTAGGTTTGGTGATCTTCTCGTTAGGAGGAAGAGCTTAAGTTTCTCACACAAGAAAGAGTCTTCCACTGATTCACAAGATAAGCAGCAGCAACCACAGACTcctccgtctccgtctccgCCACTATTACCGCCCATGTCTCCGGAGCCCTGA